From Fulvivirga lutea:
ATAATGAGCGTTATCATTACTTTATTATAAATAGTCGATCGGCACTTATTGCATACATTGAAGACAACCTTTCGGTAGTTCCTCTTAATCTAAATGCAAATACAATTAAAATTAGTTTTCAGGATCATAATGCATCAAAGGCAAGAGATATTGTTAACGCTGTAGATAGTATTTATCTGAAATATACCAACGAAGAAAAGAACCTTGAAAACAAGCAAAAAATCAATTGGTTGAATGGTGAGCTTGCCAGCATAGAACGTCAATTAGAAGGTTTTGAAAGCTATTTTGAAAACTTTACCATTGACAACCGTACGAATGATCTCGATGCTGATTTAGAAAATACAATCAATTATATTAATAGGATTGATTCACAGAGATATGAACTTTCAAAAAAGATTAATAATGCACAAGGACTTTTAACCACCATAGAAAGTAATGAATCAGATGTTACACTTTTAGCTGGTTATGGATTTTCAAAAGAAGTTACCGCCATGCTCAACCAGTTAACAGAACTTATAGCTGAGTATGAAAGTCTAAAATTAAGTTATACAGAATCCACTTTTGCTTTAACCAGAAAAGAAAAAGAAATTCAGAATCTGCGTGCTACACTTAAAAAACAGGTTTCCAAGCTAATCACTGACTATGAGAACCGGACGAAAGAGCTAGAAAAACAAAAAGCACAATTACAAAGAAACTTTGTTGAGTTACCGGGCAAAAGCACAGAATTCAATAAAAAACAACGTTTTTTCAAACTTTACGAAGAGTTCTATCTATCATTAATGCAAAACAAGGCTGAGTACCAAATTGCTCAGGCAGGCACTACAACTAAGTTTAAGATACTAAGTGCAGCCACTTTGCCTACTAAACCAATTTCACCGGATAAGCTAATCATACATGGAATCGGATTTGTAGCCGGCTTAGTGTTTGCCTTCTTTTTCGTAGGCATCAGGTACTTACTTCATAACAAAATATCCACACCAGGAGAATTGGAGAGATTAACCGATGCTCCTATCCTTGGCTCCATTCCAGAGGAAAAATCCAAAATGCAACAGTCCATAATTATGGTGGACGAGCGCCCTAAATCAGCCATAAGTGAATCATTACGTTCTATTCGAACCAACATTGACTTCATGGTGAGCAAAAAACAGCAGCGAGTGATCTCTATAACCTCAACCATTGGTGGCGAAGGAAAAACATTTACAGCTGTTAATCTTGGAGCTATTATAGCCATGTCTAAGAAAAAGGTTTTAGTGCTTGATTTGGATATGAGAAAACCTCGGGTACACCTGTCATTTGGTGATGGCAACCCGAATATTGGTGTAAGCACAATCCTCATTGGAAACAATACCATAGACGAGTGCGTCATCAAATCAAGAATAGATAATTTGCATTACATCAATGCAGGGCCAACGCCTCCTAATCCATCGGAACTTCTTTTAAATGGAGAATTTGATGACTTACTCAATAAACTTAAACTCACCTATGACGTGATTATTTTAGACACGCCACCTGTGGGTCTGGTAACGGATGGTATTTTGGCAATGAAGAAGGCTGACTTGGCTATGTATGTAGTTCGCGCTAATTATTCAAAACGAAACTTCTTAAAAACACTGAACAGACTAGTATCTGTAAACCAATTCAAAAATATCGCTGTTATACTTAATGCCCTGCCACAGCTAAGATCTAATAACTATGGCTATGGGTACGGGTATTATGATAATTCAAATCCAAAATCTCAATCTGTACTAAATAAACTCTTTAAAAAGTAGTGTTTAACTTCTTTAGAAAAAAGTCAGATAAGCCCCTTCAAGATTTAACCACTGACCTCCATTCTCATTTGATTCCCGGGGTAGATGATGGTGTGCAGTCTATGGAGGAATCCATCGAGCTAATTCGTAGATTTTCTGATGCAGGTTATAAAAAGGTAATTACTACCCCGCACATCATGCACGACTTCTACAACAATAAGGAAGAAGATCTGATAAAAATACATGAAGATGTAAAAAGCAGAATTGCTCAAGAAAATATTGATATTACGTTGAAGTTGGCCGCTGAATATTATTTAGATGATCACTTGAACGATCGAATGAACGATCCTAGCGCTCAATTTTTGACTTTTGGTGCCAATTATTTGTTGTTTGAGACTTCATTTATGAATGAACCATTTTATTTGGCCGAATTCATCTTTAAAGCAAAATCAAGAGGTTTAAATCCTGTAATGGCGCACCCAGAAAGGTACAACTACTTACATAATGATTCTGATTTACTTCAAAAGTTGATCGATAGACAGGTTCTTTTTCAGCTTAATATAAATTCATTGAGTGGTTATTATTCCAAGCAGGTTAAGAAGTTTGCGCAAAAATTAATAGACGAGCAACTCATTCACTTTGCTGGTTCAGATTGCCATAATCAACTCCATTTCGACACCTTAGCCACTGCTAAATCCTCGAAATATTATACTAAATTGTTAGACCTCCCATTGCTAAATCAAAGCATATGATATTTGTAACTGGAGCAAACGGACTTTTGGGTAGCAAAATATGTAACATGCTTGTTGAAAATAAGCAGCAGGTATTAGCTCTGGTAAGAAAAAATAGTGATTTATCACTTCTCGAGAAAATTAGGGACAACATAACCATTTGCTATGGAGATATTTTATTTCCTGAAGAGTTTGAGGAGCGTTTGAATGAGGTAGATACGATTATTCATTGTGCTGCAGTGGTTTCTTTCCACAAGTCTGATAAAGAATTAATGGAAACTGTTAATGTCAATGGCACTTCCAATATGGTGAACTTAGCGCTTAGAAAAGGTATCAACTATTTCGTTCATGTCAGTTCTGTTGCAGCAATAGGAAGAATGGCTATGGCTGGCACAGTCACCGAAAACGATACATGGCAACATAGTAATTTGAATAGTAATTATGCGAAGAGCAAGTATTTAGCTGAGTTGGAAGTTTGGCGAGGGATTGAAGAGGGAATGAATGCTGTAATTATAAATCCATCTGTGATAATTTCTTCTGATGATCTTACCAGAAGTAGTGGCCAGTTATTTAATTACATTTTAGATGAAAACAAATTCTACCCAACTGGATCAATAAATTATGTTGATATAAGAGATGTGCTGAATGTAATTGGCAAACTACTGAATCAAAGAAAAACGAATGAACGTTATATTCTTAATGGCGGTTTAGTGAAGTACAAAACCCTTTTCGAAGAAATAGCGAAGCGTTTAAATAAAAAGCCTCCTTCTATAAAATCCAATGACCTTTTGGTGAAAGTAGGTCTTCTGCTAGAAAGAGTTAAATGCTTTTTTAGTGGCAACAAGCCATTAATTACGAAAGAAACGGCTCAAATGAGTAAAAGCGAAATTTACTTTTCTAATGAAAAAGTAAAGCAAGAATTAAACTATACCTTTGCACCATTAGCTGACACACTTGATTGGACTTGCAACCAAATCAAGAATAAAAATAATTAGAGAATTTCCTACAGTTACTATCTCATTAAAGGAAATTTTTCGTTAAATTGATTAAACTTTCAAACTTTCTTAATGGCTAAAAATTTCAAGAAAAAGAAAGAAGAAGATGAACTCGTAAAGCGCTTTGAGGAATATCAAAAAAATATAGCGTCTCACTTCTTTGAGCTAGACAATTTTGAGCATATAATCAATTACTATCAGGATCATGGCAGGTATAATCAGGCGCTTGCTGCTGTAGGTATCGCACAAGAACAATACCCCTATTCTATTGAATTACTGATTACAAAATCTCAAATTCTATCGAATTTAGAGCGATATGATGAAGCTCTTGAATTATTAGAAACGGCACAATCGTATCAACCGAATGACGGAGAAATATTCCTGATGAAGGGTTCTATCCTATCGCTTTTAGGTAAGTATGAGGATGCGATTGAAAATTATGAAAGTGCTTTAACGTTTTCGGAAGAGAAAGATGAAGCCTATTACAGCTTGGGCTTAGCACACCAAAGCCTTGAAAACTATGACGAGGCCATTGAAGCTTATAAAAACGCAATAGAAGAGAACATCTACCATGACGGTGCTCTTTATGAACTGGCTTATTGTTTAGATGTTTGTGGGGAATTAGAAAGCAGTATCGACTATTATAAAAAGTTTATCGATGCAGATCCCTATTCACAAGCTGCGTGGTATAATCTTGGTATAGTTTATAACAAGCTGGGCCGGTATGAAGAGGCACTTTCTGCATATGAATTTGCCATTGCAATCGAGGAAAACTTCTCCTCTGCCTATTACAATATGGGTAATACCTATATGCAGACTGAGAAGTTCACAAAGGCCTTAGATTCTTATAAATCAACTATCGACATTGAGGGACCAAGTGCTGAGGTATATTGCCAAATGGCAAAAGCATATGAAAACCTTGAGCAATACGAACTAGGACTTAAATATTTCCAAAAAGCAACTAAACTGGATAACCTTTATGGCGAAGCATGGTTTGGTGCTGGCCACTGCCTTGAAATGCAACAAAAGTGGTATCAATCACTGCATTTTTATAATAAGGCACTAAAGCTTGATTATGAGAACTCGTCTTATTGGAAAGCTGTTGCTAAAGCTGAATTCAACATTGGAAATATTGTTTCGAGCATAGATGCCTATGAAGAAGCGAGTATGCTCAGCCCTGAGGATAAAGAAATTTGGTTAAACTGGTCATATATTTATTACGATCAGGGAGAATATGACAAAGCTATTGACCTGATAATCAATGGCTTAGAAGAACTTCCTGACGAGTCTGACTACTTCTATAGAATTACTGCATACCTTATTGCAGCAGGCAAATACAAAGAAGCCTTTAATTATTTAGAAAATGCACTAATTTTGGACTTCGAAAATCATGTGGTGCTCTTTGATTTCTTTCCACAGTTAGAAACTCAGAAGGCACTGTACAAAATAATTGACCAATTTAGAAAAGACAATTCCTAATGAATTATACTTTGAACAATATACCTGAGCGCACCAAGAAGCCCAGGCAGTTCGGATTTACTATGGCCATGGATAAAGGCCTTAGCTTAAGAGAAGTTGAAGATTTTATAGAGGTAAGTGGCGACTATGTAGACATAGTAAAATTTGGTTGGGCTACTTCGTACGTGACGCCTAATTTGAAAGATAAAATTAAGCTTTATAAGGATGCAGGTATTCCTGTTTACTTTGGCGGCACTTTGTTCGAGGCATTCATTGTAAGAAATCAATTTGACGATTACAGAAAAGTACTGGATAAGTACGACCTGTCTTACGCTGAAGTATCTGACGGATCAATTGAATTAGATCACGATAAAAAATGCGATTACATCAGCAAACTTTCTGAACAAGTAACTGTATTATCAGAGGTTGGTTCTAAAGATGAAGAGAAAATCATTCCTCCTTATCAGTGGATAAGTTTAATGCAAGCTGAATTAGATGCCGGAGCGTGGAAAGTTATTGGCGAAGCTCGCGAAGGTGGTAATGTTGGTCTATTTAGATCCTCCGGTGAAGTAAGATCAGGTCTGGTTCAGGAAATATTAACGAAAATTCCTTTCGAAAAAATTATCTGGGAAGCCCCACAAAAAGCACAGCAGGTTTGGTTTATAAAGCTTTTAGGTTGCAATGTAAACATGGGCAATATTGCTCCTAATGAGGTTATTCCATTAGAAACTATCCGTTTAGGATTAAGAGGCGATACATTCAGTCACTTCTTAAAAATGACAAAAGATAATTAGCCCTTTTCGCAGTGAGTAAATTTAAGACACAGCTATTGACTTACCTCAAAGGCATGGCAATGGGTGGTGCCGATGTTGTTCCGGGAGTTTCTGGTGGAACCATTGCGTTTATCACAGGAATTTACACTGAGCTTTTAGACTCAATAAAATCCATCAATGGAGAATCATTGGGCCTGCTTTTCAAATTCAAATTAGCTGATTTTTGGAAGTCCGTTAATGGCAAATTTTTACTCCCACTTTTTTTAGGTGTACTCACCAGTTTATTATCACTAGCTAAAATACTCAAGTACCTACTTGAAAATGAGGCTATTTCAATATGGTCATTCTTTTTTGGCCTTATTGTTGTTTCATCACTTTTGGTTTTAAGAGAGATCAAGAAATGGAATGTGAGTGTTATTGCCTCCATGCTGGTTGGCGTAGCAATAGCCTATTGGATAACCATAACATCCCCGGCAGAAACAACTGAGGCATATTGGTTTATTTTTCTTTCTGGCTGCATTGCCATCTGTGCAATGATACTTCCGGGCATTTCGGGTGCATTTATCTTATTGATATTAGGAAAATACGAGTTTATCATTCAGGCGGTAACGGAACGAGATTTATTAGTGATAGGTGTTTTTGCGCTTGGTTGTATCGTTGGCCTTTTGTCATTCGCCAGAGCAGTTTCCTGGTTGTTAAAAAACTATCATGATCTGGCCGTTGCGCTACTTTCAGGCTTTATGATTGGCTCACTAAACAAAGTGTGGCCATGGAAAATTGCTTTAGCTTTCAGAATCAATAGTGAAGGACACCAAGTTGCTACCATTACAAAAAATGTTTTGCCAGGGGAGTTTTTAAGATCAACTGGTGAATATCCAATGGTTTTACAAGCAATTCTTTTTATGGCTCTGGGTATCCTAATAGTAGTAGTAATTGAAAAGATTGCACATCGTAAGATTGTAAACTGATATGACAAGGTTTGGCCTCATCGGAAAAACGCTCTCACACTCCTTCTCCCAAAAATACTTCACTCAAAAATTTCAAGAGCTCGGATTAAAAGATCATCAATACGATCTTTTTGAATTAAGTACCATTTCGGAAGTCGAAAAAATATTTAAGCTTAGCGAACTAAAGGGTTTAAATGTTACCGTACCTTACAAGCAAAGTGTTCTCCCTTATTTAAATCAGTTGGATGATACTGCACAAAAAGTAGGGGCAGTTAATGTGATCAAGCTTGAGAAAGGTAGAAAAATAGGATTTAATTCTGACTATTTAGGTTTTAAGAAATCATTAGAACAATGGCTACCGCAACCATTCAGAAATACTGCACTGGTCTTGGGTACCGGAGGTGCATCAAAAGCCGTTGAGTGTTCATTAAAAGATTTAGGAATTGACTATCAACTAGTATCCAGAAATCCCAGTGAATCGCAGATATCATATGAATATGTGAATGAGTTAATTCACAAAACCAAGCTAATTATCAATACAACTCCCTTAGGTATGGCACCTGAAATTGATAATTGTCCGGACTTAGATTATAATCAAATTACATCTGAACATTACCTCTACGACCTCGTTTACAATCCAGAAGAAACACTCTTTTTAGCTAAAGGAAAATCAAAAGGAGCTTCTATCAAAAACGGCCTCGAAATGTTACATTTACAAGCAGAGGAATCTTGGAAAATCTGGAATAAATAAAGCATGGAATTTAAACTTACAAGTGAATATGAGCCAACAGGTGATCAACCAAAAGCCATAAAAGAACTTGTTAAAGGTATTGAAGAAGGCGAGTTAAATCAAACATTATTAGGTGCAACTGGTACGGGAAAAACCTTTACCATGGCCAATGTAATTGCCAAAACAGGTAAGCCTACTTTAATATTAAGTCATAATAAAACCCTGGCGGCTCAGCTGTATGGAGAGTTTAAAAACTTCTTCCCGGAAAATGCGGTTGAATATTTCATTTCCTACTATGACTATTACCAACCAGAGGCATTTATACCAAATTCAGGATTGTATATAGAAAAAGATCTTTCTATTAATGATGAAATAGAAAAGCTACGGTTAAGTGCTACCTCATCATTGCTTACAGGCAGAAGAGATATAATAGTAGTTGCCTCAGTTTCTTGTATTTACGGTATAGGTAACCCGGAAGAATTTGGGAAAAACATAGTAAAACTGCGCGTAGGAGAAACCATCGCTCGTAATAAATTATTATTCGCTCTTGTTGACATTCTTTACAGCCGAACAGAAGGTGAATTTAAAAGAGGTACATTTCGTGTGAAGGGAGATACTGTGGACATCTTCGTTGCCTATGGAGACTTTGCTTACCGTGTCATTTTTTGGGGTGATGATATTGAATCCATTCAACAAATTGACCCGCAGTCAGGAAAGAAAATCAGTGATGAAACCGCTGTAACAGTCTTTCCAGCAAACTTATTTGTAACAGGCAAAGAATTACTACACACTGCCATCCATGAAATTCAGGATGACATGGTGGAGCAGGTAAATTACTTTGAATCTGAACAGCGGCATCTTGAAGCCAAGCGCTTAAAAGAGCGTACTGAATTTGACATTGAGATGATGCGTGAGCTTGGATATTGCTCAGGAGTTGAGAATTACTCCAGATATTTTGACAGACGACAAGCAGGTGCTCGCCCTTTCTGCTTGCTTGATTATTTTCCGGATGATTATTTAATGATCATTGATGAAAGCCATGTGACCATTCCACAGGTACGAGCAATGTGGGGTGGCGACCGTTCAAGAAAAGTAAATTTAGTTGATTATGGGTTTAGACTTCCATCAGCACTTGATAATCGGCCACTTACTTTTAATGAGTTCGAAGGGCTATTGAATCAAACCATTTATGTGAGTGCAACTCCTGCTGAGTATGAATTACGAAAATCAGAAGGGATCATCGTAGAGCAGGTCATACGCCCTACTGGCCTTCTAGACCCTGAGATTGATGTGCGGCCAAGCACCAATCAAATTGATGATTTACTGGAGGAGATTGATGAGCGAGTGAAGAAAGAAGAACGCGTTCTTATAACCACACTTACAAAGAGAATGGCTGAAGAGCTCACTAAGTATCTTGAACGAGTAAATATAAAATGTCGATACATTCACAGCGAAGTAGATACGCTGGATAGAGTTGAAATTTTACGCGAATTAAGATTGGGAGTATTTGATGTGTTGGTGGGCGTTAACCTGCTAAGGGAAGGACTTGATTTACCAGAGGTTTCTCTGGTTGCCATTATTGATGCCGATAAAGAAGGATTTTTAAGAAATGAGCGTTCGTTAATTCAAACAATAGGTAGAGCAGCACGTAACTCCAACGGTCGTGTAATTATGTATGCTGATAAAGTAACTGGTTCAATGCAGCAGGCTATTGATGAGACCAATAG
This genomic window contains:
- a CDS encoding phosphosulfolactate synthase; translated protein: MNYTLNNIPERTKKPRQFGFTMAMDKGLSLREVEDFIEVSGDYVDIVKFGWATSYVTPNLKDKIKLYKDAGIPVYFGGTLFEAFIVRNQFDDYRKVLDKYDLSYAEVSDGSIELDHDKKCDYISKLSEQVTVLSEVGSKDEEKIIPPYQWISLMQAELDAGAWKVIGEAREGGNVGLFRSSGEVRSGLVQEILTKIPFEKIIWEAPQKAQQVWFIKLLGCNVNMGNIAPNEVIPLETIRLGLRGDTFSHFLKMTKDN
- a CDS encoding tetratricopeptide repeat protein, producing the protein MAKNFKKKKEEDELVKRFEEYQKNIASHFFELDNFEHIINYYQDHGRYNQALAAVGIAQEQYPYSIELLITKSQILSNLERYDEALELLETAQSYQPNDGEIFLMKGSILSLLGKYEDAIENYESALTFSEEKDEAYYSLGLAHQSLENYDEAIEAYKNAIEENIYHDGALYELAYCLDVCGELESSIDYYKKFIDADPYSQAAWYNLGIVYNKLGRYEEALSAYEFAIAIEENFSSAYYNMGNTYMQTEKFTKALDSYKSTIDIEGPSAEVYCQMAKAYENLEQYELGLKYFQKATKLDNLYGEAWFGAGHCLEMQQKWYQSLHFYNKALKLDYENSSYWKAVAKAEFNIGNIVSSIDAYEEASMLSPEDKEIWLNWSYIYYDQGEYDKAIDLIINGLEELPDESDYFYRITAYLIAAGKYKEAFNYLENALILDFENHVVLFDFFPQLETQKALYKIIDQFRKDNS
- a CDS encoding DUF368 domain-containing protein; this translates as MSKFKTQLLTYLKGMAMGGADVVPGVSGGTIAFITGIYTELLDSIKSINGESLGLLFKFKLADFWKSVNGKFLLPLFLGVLTSLLSLAKILKYLLENEAISIWSFFFGLIVVSSLLVLREIKKWNVSVIASMLVGVAIAYWITITSPAETTEAYWFIFLSGCIAICAMILPGISGAFILLILGKYEFIIQAVTERDLLVIGVFALGCIVGLLSFARAVSWLLKNYHDLAVALLSGFMIGSLNKVWPWKIALAFRINSEGHQVATITKNVLPGEFLRSTGEYPMVLQAILFMALGILIVVVIEKIAHRKIVN
- the uvrB gene encoding excinuclease ABC subunit UvrB; translated protein: MEFKLTSEYEPTGDQPKAIKELVKGIEEGELNQTLLGATGTGKTFTMANVIAKTGKPTLILSHNKTLAAQLYGEFKNFFPENAVEYFISYYDYYQPEAFIPNSGLYIEKDLSINDEIEKLRLSATSSLLTGRRDIIVVASVSCIYGIGNPEEFGKNIVKLRVGETIARNKLLFALVDILYSRTEGEFKRGTFRVKGDTVDIFVAYGDFAYRVIFWGDDIESIQQIDPQSGKKISDETAVTVFPANLFVTGKELLHTAIHEIQDDMVEQVNYFESEQRHLEAKRLKERTEFDIEMMRELGYCSGVENYSRYFDRRQAGARPFCLLDYFPDDYLMIIDESHVTIPQVRAMWGGDRSRKVNLVDYGFRLPSALDNRPLTFNEFEGLLNQTIYVSATPAEYELRKSEGIIVEQVIRPTGLLDPEIDVRPSTNQIDDLLEEIDERVKKEERVLITTLTKRMAEELTKYLERVNIKCRYIHSEVDTLDRVEILRELRLGVFDVLVGVNLLREGLDLPEVSLVAIIDADKEGFLRNERSLIQTIGRAARNSNGRVIMYADKVTGSMQQAIDETNRRRSLQIAYNEKHGITPTTIIRSKDAILKQTKVADRKASSAKYYIEEEQSIAADPVVSYMDKKGLEKMIANTQKSMEKAAKELNFMEAARLRDEMLELKKLLEEKE
- a CDS encoding tyrosine-protein phosphatase, translating into MFNFFRKKSDKPLQDLTTDLHSHLIPGVDDGVQSMEESIELIRRFSDAGYKKVITTPHIMHDFYNNKEEDLIKIHEDVKSRIAQENIDITLKLAAEYYLDDHLNDRMNDPSAQFLTFGANYLLFETSFMNEPFYLAEFIFKAKSRGLNPVMAHPERYNYLHNDSDLLQKLIDRQVLFQLNINSLSGYYSKQVKKFAQKLIDEQLIHFAGSDCHNQLHFDTLATAKSSKYYTKLLDLPLLNQSI
- a CDS encoding shikimate dehydrogenase family protein, producing MTRFGLIGKTLSHSFSQKYFTQKFQELGLKDHQYDLFELSTISEVEKIFKLSELKGLNVTVPYKQSVLPYLNQLDDTAQKVGAVNVIKLEKGRKIGFNSDYLGFKKSLEQWLPQPFRNTALVLGTGGASKAVECSLKDLGIDYQLVSRNPSESQISYEYVNELIHKTKLIINTTPLGMAPEIDNCPDLDYNQITSEHYLYDLVYNPEETLFLAKGKSKGASIKNGLEMLHLQAEESWKIWNK
- a CDS encoding SDR family oxidoreductase: MIFVTGANGLLGSKICNMLVENKQQVLALVRKNSDLSLLEKIRDNITICYGDILFPEEFEERLNEVDTIIHCAAVVSFHKSDKELMETVNVNGTSNMVNLALRKGINYFVHVSSVAAIGRMAMAGTVTENDTWQHSNLNSNYAKSKYLAELEVWRGIEEGMNAVIINPSVIISSDDLTRSSGQLFNYILDENKFYPTGSINYVDIRDVLNVIGKLLNQRKTNERYILNGGLVKYKTLFEEIAKRLNKKPPSIKSNDLLVKVGLLLERVKCFFSGNKPLITKETAQMSKSEIYFSNEKVKQELNYTFAPLADTLDWTCNQIKNKNN
- a CDS encoding GumC family protein, which codes for MEAGNKEEFEGIDLDKAISVLRKSWGWIILIFLLTNVSAYLVVRYTKPLFESSSELKLDVETNATELGLTTIGENQNLNIISGEIELIKSKLFFNKVIDDFNLDAFYFTEGDLLDDEKYKTSPFKVDFEVINESIYDKKIRIEIIDSNSFKLSTPEENSNKVYQFGQVINTNNANLIINKTPYFLSNNERYHYFIINSRSALIAYIEDNLSVVPLNLNANTIKISFQDHNASKARDIVNAVDSIYLKYTNEEKNLENKQKINWLNGELASIERQLEGFESYFENFTIDNRTNDLDADLENTINYINRIDSQRYELSKKINNAQGLLTTIESNESDVTLLAGYGFSKEVTAMLNQLTELIAEYESLKLSYTESTFALTRKEKEIQNLRATLKKQVSKLITDYENRTKELEKQKAQLQRNFVELPGKSTEFNKKQRFFKLYEEFYLSLMQNKAEYQIAQAGTTTKFKILSAATLPTKPISPDKLIIHGIGFVAGLVFAFFFVGIRYLLHNKISTPGELERLTDAPILGSIPEEKSKMQQSIIMVDERPKSAISESLRSIRTNIDFMVSKKQQRVISITSTIGGEGKTFTAVNLGAIIAMSKKKVLVLDLDMRKPRVHLSFGDGNPNIGVSTILIGNNTIDECVIKSRIDNLHYINAGPTPPNPSELLLNGEFDDLLNKLKLTYDVIILDTPPVGLVTDGILAMKKADLAMYVVRANYSKRNFLKTLNRLVSVNQFKNIAVILNALPQLRSNNYGYGYGYYDNSNPKSQSVLNKLFKK